From Osmerus eperlanus chromosome 28, fOsmEpe2.1, whole genome shotgun sequence, the proteins below share one genomic window:
- the ccnh gene encoding cyclin-H isoform X1, with protein sequence MFHNSSQKKFWIFDSEERLEQIRYEANHKYRNKILASGKPGVNESLLLEPQEEAVLYRHYEKRLLDFCNAFKPVMPKSVVGTAIMYFRRFYLNNSLMEYHPRTIMLICAYLSCKVDEFNVSSTQFVGNLLQESPAGQERALEQILEFELLLIQQLNFHLVVHTPYRPMEGLLIDLKTRYPVLENPESLRKSADDFLTRATMTDTGLLFPPSQIALTAILNSASRAGLNMESYLTECMGLKDDKETLLKMYDGMRRMKNLMKKYELPKPEEINVYKQKLEKIHAELSSNSNTKRKRGYEDDDHVVKEPRMTEEEEWTDEDLL encoded by the exons ATGTTTCACAATAGCTCACAGAAAAAGTTTTGGATATTCGACAGCGAAGAAAGACTTGAACAGATAAGATATGAGGCTAACCACAAATACCGCAACAAAATACTTGCCAGTGGTAAG CCGGGAGTTAATGAATCATTGCTCCTGGAGCCTCAAGAGGAGGCTGTTCTTTACAGACACTATGAGAAAAGACTGCTCGACTTCTGCAATGCTTTCAAGCCTGTCATGCCCAAGTCTGTGGTG GGCACTGCCATCATGTATTTCCGGAGATTTTACCTGAACAACTCTCTAATGGAATACCACCCCAGGACTATAAT GCTGATCTGTGCCTACCTGTCCTGTAAGGTGGATGAGTTCAACGTGTCCAGCACCcagtttgtggggaacctgctGCAGGAGAGTCctgcagggcaggagagagccCTGGAGCAGATCCTGGAGTTTGAGCTCCTGCTCATCCAGCAGCTCAACTTCCATCTGGTGGTCCACACCCCCTACAGACCCATGGAGGGCCTGCTCATAGACttgaag ACGAGGTACCCCGTGCTGGAGAACCCCGAGTCCCTGAGGAAGAGCGCCGACGACTTCCTGACACGAGCCACCATGACCGACACGGGCCTGCTGTTCCCGCCGTCGCAGATCGCCTTGACGGCCATCCTGAACAGCGCCTCGCGGGCCGGCCTCAACATGGAGAG CTACCTGACAGAGTGCATGGGACTGAAGGACGACAAGGAGACCCTCCTAAAGATGTACGATGGAATGAGAC GAATGAAAAACCTCATGAAGAAATATGAACTTCCCAAGCCAGAGGAAATAAACGTTTACAAGCAGAAGTTGGAGAAGATCCATGCAGAACTTTCCTCAAACTCAAACAC GAAGAGAAAACGAGGATACGAGGACGACGACCACGTGGTGAAAGAGCCCCGGATGACTGAGGAG GAGGAGTGGACCGATGAGGACCTGCTCTGA
- the ccnh gene encoding cyclin-H isoform X2, producing the protein MRLTTNTATKYLPVPGVNESLLLEPQEEAVLYRHYEKRLLDFCNAFKPVMPKSVVGTAIMYFRRFYLNNSLMEYHPRTIMLICAYLSCKVDEFNVSSTQFVGNLLQESPAGQERALEQILEFELLLIQQLNFHLVVHTPYRPMEGLLIDLKTRYPVLENPESLRKSADDFLTRATMTDTGLLFPPSQIALTAILNSASRAGLNMESYLTECMGLKDDKETLLKMYDGMRRMKNLMKKYELPKPEEINVYKQKLEKIHAELSSNSNTKRKRGYEDDDHVVKEPRMTEEEEWTDEDLL; encoded by the exons ATGAGGCTAACCACAAATACCGCAACAAAATACTTGCCAGTG CCGGGAGTTAATGAATCATTGCTCCTGGAGCCTCAAGAGGAGGCTGTTCTTTACAGACACTATGAGAAAAGACTGCTCGACTTCTGCAATGCTTTCAAGCCTGTCATGCCCAAGTCTGTGGTG GGCACTGCCATCATGTATTTCCGGAGATTTTACCTGAACAACTCTCTAATGGAATACCACCCCAGGACTATAAT GCTGATCTGTGCCTACCTGTCCTGTAAGGTGGATGAGTTCAACGTGTCCAGCACCcagtttgtggggaacctgctGCAGGAGAGTCctgcagggcaggagagagccCTGGAGCAGATCCTGGAGTTTGAGCTCCTGCTCATCCAGCAGCTCAACTTCCATCTGGTGGTCCACACCCCCTACAGACCCATGGAGGGCCTGCTCATAGACttgaag ACGAGGTACCCCGTGCTGGAGAACCCCGAGTCCCTGAGGAAGAGCGCCGACGACTTCCTGACACGAGCCACCATGACCGACACGGGCCTGCTGTTCCCGCCGTCGCAGATCGCCTTGACGGCCATCCTGAACAGCGCCTCGCGGGCCGGCCTCAACATGGAGAG CTACCTGACAGAGTGCATGGGACTGAAGGACGACAAGGAGACCCTCCTAAAGATGTACGATGGAATGAGAC GAATGAAAAACCTCATGAAGAAATATGAACTTCCCAAGCCAGAGGAAATAAACGTTTACAAGCAGAAGTTGGAGAAGATCCATGCAGAACTTTCCTCAAACTCAAACAC GAAGAGAAAACGAGGATACGAGGACGACGACCACGTGGTGAAAGAGCCCCGGATGACTGAGGAG GAGGAGTGGACCGATGAGGACCTGCTCTGA
- the rasa1a gene encoding ras GTPase-activating protein 1 has translation MPFGCVASWRLLQGLDADVEILASQETEKIDSVFSSRKKEALVPRSTRTRERDRRILRRESRTRSAATYGSRGRAPRQPAHPPPHGRCSLTPDGGDERIGAARSARDATPRAFSLAPAPLASPERSEPRLSCSTFVPAAAAAAAGRTHLPAGEVEEQPPRAPVKHRHDQAFLSRRRERQQSLPSPPTPPSHPPPPPRPPQDTSEAPSGPLCAPPRHVEHGVDPQPARAAVVGDLSGGTNGKLDRTIAEERLRQAGSPGSYLIRESDRRPGSFVLSFLSMTSVVNHFRIIAMCGDYYIGGRRFSSLSDLIGYYSYVSCLLKGEKLLSPVAPPEPVEDRRRVRAILPYTKVPETDEISFLKGDMFIVHNELDDGWMWVANVRTEEQGLIVDDLVEEVGREEDPHEGKIWYHGKISKQEAYNLLMTVGQVCGFLVRPSDNTPGDYSLFFRTNENIQRFKICPTPNNQYMMGGRYYNRVDDIIDHYKKEQIVEGYNLKDAVSVQHQEQVLSDLVDGKEIYNTIRRKTKDAFYKNIVKKGYLLFNKGKGKRWKNLYFILEGNDAQLIYFESEKRATKPKGLIDLSVCSVYGVHDSMFGRPNCFQIVVQHFSEEQYIFYFAGETPEQAQDWMKCLQTFCSNLRKPTQPTPNKRLRQVSSLVLYVEEAHKLPVKHFASPYCNIHLNNVQVAKTHPRDGQNPVFTEEFIFDDLSSEINRFEISLCNKTKKSKECDILFMRCQLSRLQKGQMIDEWFPLSSYVPLKGIEPGSLRVRARHSMEKIMPEEEYSEFKELVLLKEFHVIYALAHVCGQDRTLLASILLRIFRHEKYEAPLLRTLNDREINMEDEATTLFRATTLASTLMEQYMKATATPFVHHALKDSILKIMESKQSCELNPSKLEKNEDVNLNLAHLLNILSELVEKIFMAAEILPPTLRFIYGCLQKSVQQKWPANTTMRTRVVSGFVFLRLICPAILNPRMFNIIADPPSSTAARTLTLVAKSVQNLANLVEFGAKEPYMEGVNPFIKNNKHRMIMFLDELGNVPDLPEVTEHFRTDLSRDLAALHEVCATHSDELRTLSNERGAQQHVLKKLLAITELLQQKQTHYAMSNSNR, from the exons ATGCCGTTCGGCTGCGTTGCAAGCTGGAGACTGTTGCAGGGTTTGGATGCAGATGTAGAGATCCTCGCCAGCCAAGAAACGGAGAAG ATTGACTCCGTCTTCTCATCCCGAAAGAAGGAAGCTCTCGTCCCTCGGAGCACGCGGACGAGGGAACGCGACCGCCGAATCCTCCGACGAGAATCCCGAACTCGCTCGGCAGCGACATATGGGAGTCGGGGCCGGGCGCCCCGCCAGccggcccacccccccccccacggacGCTGCTCGCTGACCCCAGACGGCGGGGATGAGCGCATCGGGGCGGCACGCTCAGCGCGCGACGCCACGCCGCGCGCCTTCAGCCTCGCGCCCGCTCCGCTTGCCTCTCCAGAGCGCTCCGAGCCCAGGCTCTCCTGCTCCACGTTTGTCCCAGCGGCAGCAGCAGCGGCGGCAGGGAGGACGCACCTT CCtgctggggaggtggaggagcagccCCCCCGCGCCCCCGTCAAGCACCGACACGACCAGGCATTCCTCAGCAGGAGAAGAGAACGGCAACAGAGTCTCCCgtctccacccacccctccctctcaccccccacccccacccagaccTCCTCAAGACACCAGCGAGGCTCCTTCAGGGCCGCTCTGCGCCCCGCCCCGTCACGTCGAGCACGGGGTTGACCCGCAGCCTGCCCGCGCGGCGGTGGTTGGGGACC tgtcaggtGGTACCAATGGGAAGCTGGACCGCACCATAGCAGAGGAGCGTCTGCGGCAGGCGGGGTCTCCGGGAAGCTACCTCATCAGGGAGAGCGACCGTCGACCCGGCTCCTTCGTCCTGTCCTTCCTCAGCATGACCAGCGTGGTCAACCACTTCAG gaTCATCGCCATGTGCGGGGACTACTACATCGGCGGGCGGcggttctcctctctctcggacCTGATTGGTTATTACAGCTACGTGTCGTGCCTGCTGAAGGGGGAGAAGCTGCTGTCCCCGGTGGCGCCGCCTGAG cccgtagaggacaggaggagagtgcGAGCCATCCTTCCATACACCAAAGTACCAGAAACCGATGAGATCAG ctTCCTGAAAGGGGACATGTTTATCGTTCACAATGAGCTGGATGACGGCTGGATGTGGGTGGCCAACGTGCGCACGGAGGAGCAGGGCCTCATCGTGGATgacctggtggaggaggtg GGGCGGGAGGAGGACCCACACGAGGGGAAAAT CTGGTACCACGGGAAGATCAGCAAGCAGGAGGCCTACAACCTGCTCATGACAG tTGGTCAGGTGTGCGGTTTCCTGGTGCGTCCGTCTGACAACACGCCCGGAGACTACTCCCTCTTCTTCCGCACCAACGAGAACATCCAAAGATTTAAGATATGCCCCACCCCCAACAACCAGTACATGATGGGGGGGAGGTACTATAACCG TGTGGACGACATCATAGACCATTACAAGAAGGAACAGATCGTGGAGGGATACAACCTGAAGGATGCTGTCTCCGTGCAG CACCAGGAACAAGTCCTCTCCGACCTCGTGGACGGGAAGGAGATTTATAACACTATCAGACGGAAAACGAAAGACGCTTTCTACAAAAACATCGTCAAGAAAGGCTACCTCCTATTCAACAAAG GCAAAGGCAAGCGATGGAAGAACCTGTACTTCATCCTGGAGGGCAACGACGCCCAGCTCATCTACTTTGAGAGTGAGAAGCGAGCCACCAAGCCCAAGGGGCTGATCGACCTGAGCGTGTGCTCCGTCTACGGCGTGCACGACAGCATGTTTGGCAG GCCAAACTGTTTCCAGATTGTGGTGCAGCACTTTAGCGAGGAGCAATACATCTTCTACTTTGCAGGGGAGACTCCCGAACAGGCTCAG gaCTGGATGAAGTGCCTGCAGACGTTCTGCAGTAACCTCCGGAAACCAACCCAGCCCACGCCCAACAAGAGACTCAGACag gTGAGCAGTCTGGTTCTGTACGTGGAGGAGGCCCACAAGCTGCCCGTCAAGCACTTTGCCAGCCCCTACTGCAACATCCACCTCAACAACGTCCAGGTGGCCAAGACCCACCCCCGCGACGGCCAGAACCCCGTCTTCACCGAGGAGTTCATCTTCGA TGACCTGTCCAGTGAAATCAACAGGTTTGAGATCAGCCTGTGCAACAAGACGAAGAAGAGCAAGGAGTGTGACATCC tgttCATGCGCTGCCAGCTGAGCCGTCTCCAGAAGGGTCAGATGATCGACGAGTGGTTCCCCCTGAGCTCCTACGTCCCCCTGAAGGGCATCGAGCCGGGGAGCCTGCGGGTGCGCGCCCGCCACTCCATGGAGAAGATCATGCCCGAGGAGGAGTACAGCGAGTTCAAAGAG CTGGTCCTGCTGAAGGAGTTCCATGTGATCTACGCTCTGGCCCACGTTTGCGGGCAGGACCGCACCCTGCTGGCCAGCATCCTGCTGCGCATCTTCAGGCACGAGAAGTACGAGGCGCCCCTGCTGAGGACCCTCAACGACCGGGAGATCAACATGGAGG acgAGGCCACCACTCTGTTCCGGGCCACCACGCTGGCCAGCACCCTGATGGAGCAGTACATGAAGGCCACGGCCACGCCCTTCGTCCACCACGCCCTCAAGGACTCCATCCTGAAGATCATGGAGAGCAAGCAGTCCTGCGAG tTGAACCCCTCCAAGCTGGAGAAGAACGAGGATGTGAACCTGAACCTGGCCCACCTTCTCAACAtcctgtctgagctggtggAGAAGATCTTCATGGCTGCCGAGATCCTGCCacc GACTCTGAGGTTCATCTACGGCTGCCTGCAGAAGTCGGTGCAGCAGAAGTGGCCGGCCAACACCACCATGAGGACCCGCGTGGTCAG tggctTCGTGTTCCTGCGCCTCATCTGCCCCGCCATCCTCAACCCCAGGATGTTCAACATCATCGCCG ACCCGCCGTCCTCCACCGCGGCCCGCACCCTCACCCTGGTGGCCAAGTCTGTCCAGAACCTCGCCAACCTGGTGGAGTTTGGTGCCAAG GAGCCCTACATGGAGGGAGTCAACCCCTTCATCAAGAACAACAAGCACAGGATGATCATGTTTCTGGATGAGTTAGGG aaCGTTCCGGACCTCCCGGAAGTCACCGAGCACTTTAGGACGGACCTGTCCCGGGACCTAGCGGCGCTGCACGAGGTGTGCGCCACGCACTCGGACGAGCTCCGCACCCTGAGCAACGAGCGGGGGGCCCAGCAG cACGtgttgaaaaagctgttggccATCACCGAGCTCCTGCAGCAGAAACAGACTCACTATGCCATGTCGAACAGCAACAGGTAG